One stretch of Synechococcus sp. MU1617 DNA includes these proteins:
- the bchL gene encoding ferredoxin:protochlorophyllide reductase (ATP-dependent) iron-sulfur ATP-binding protein, which yields MTTTLTRPADGEGSVQVHQDPEMNIQEETLVIAVYGKGGIGKSTTSSNLSAAFSKLGKRVLQIGCDPKHDSTFTLTHKMVPTVIDILEEVDFHSEELRPEDFVFTGFNGVQCVESGGPPAGTGCGGYVTGQTVKLLKEHHLLEDTDVVIFDVLGDVVCGGFAAPLQHANYCLIVTANDFDSIFAMNRIVQAIQAKAKNYKVRLGGVVANRSADTDQIDKFNERTGLRTMAHFRDVDAIRRSRLKKCTIFEMDDDDEAVQAVRNEYLRLAQNMIDKVEPLEAISLKDREIFDLLGFD from the coding sequence ATGACCACGACTCTGACGCGACCGGCGGACGGCGAAGGCAGCGTGCAGGTCCACCAGGACCCGGAAATGAACATCCAGGAGGAGACCCTGGTGATCGCGGTTTATGGCAAAGGCGGGATCGGTAAATCAACCACCTCCTCGAACTTGTCAGCCGCCTTTTCCAAGCTGGGCAAGCGGGTGCTTCAAATCGGCTGCGACCCCAAGCACGACAGCACCTTCACCCTCACCCACAAGATGGTGCCGACGGTGATCGACATTCTCGAGGAGGTGGACTTCCACAGCGAAGAGCTGCGGCCTGAGGATTTCGTCTTCACCGGCTTCAACGGGGTGCAGTGCGTTGAGAGTGGTGGCCCACCGGCGGGCACGGGCTGCGGTGGCTACGTGACAGGGCAGACCGTGAAGCTGCTCAAAGAACACCACCTATTGGAAGACACCGATGTGGTGATCTTCGATGTGCTGGGAGATGTGGTGTGTGGTGGTTTCGCCGCCCCGCTGCAGCACGCCAACTATTGCCTGATTGTGACCGCGAACGATTTCGATTCGATCTTCGCGATGAATCGCATCGTTCAGGCGATTCAAGCCAAAGCCAAGAACTACAAGGTGCGACTTGGCGGCGTTGTTGCGAACCGGTCGGCGGACACTGATCAGATCGACAAGTTCAACGAACGCACCGGCCTGCGCACCATGGCCCACTTCAGGGATGTGGATGCGATCCGGCGTTCCCGGCTGAAGAAATGCACCATCTTTGAGATGGACGATGACGACGAAGCCGTACAAGCCGTGCGCAACGAATACCTGCGGCTGGCCCAAAACATGATCGACAAGGTGGAGCCCCTGGAGGCCATATCCCTCAAGGACCGCGAAATCTTCGACCTGCTGGGGTTCGACTGA
- a CDS encoding protochlorophyllide reductase, whose protein sequence is MSTPGTVLITGTTSGVGLNATCALVKRGWTVITANRSPQRAAAAADELDLPKDRLKHVLMDLGDLDSVRRAVDALPERLDAVVCNAAVYKPKLKQPERSPQGYEISMATNHFGHFLLVQLLLGRLQSSSHPSRRVVILGTVTANSKELGGKIPIPAPADLGDLSGFEAGFKDPIAMASGKPFKPGKAYKDSKLCNMITTQELHRRLHGDTGITFTSLYPGCVADTPLFRNTPKAFQTIFPWFQKNITGGYVSQALAGERVADVVANPDFAESGVHWSWGNRQKKDGEQFSQELSDKATDPETARRVWELSMDLVGLG, encoded by the coding sequence ATGTCCACGCCCGGCACCGTTCTGATCACCGGCACCACCTCCGGTGTGGGCCTGAATGCCACCTGCGCTTTGGTCAAGCGGGGCTGGACGGTGATCACTGCGAACCGCAGCCCGCAGCGTGCCGCGGCAGCCGCGGATGAGCTCGATCTCCCCAAAGACCGGCTCAAGCACGTGTTGATGGATCTGGGTGATCTCGACAGTGTGCGCCGGGCGGTGGATGCCTTGCCCGAGCGATTGGATGCCGTGGTCTGCAATGCAGCCGTGTACAAGCCGAAGCTCAAGCAGCCGGAGCGTTCGCCCCAGGGCTACGAGATCTCGATGGCCACCAACCACTTCGGCCATTTCCTTCTGGTGCAGCTGCTCTTAGGTCGGCTCCAGAGCTCCAGCCATCCCTCCAGGCGGGTGGTGATCCTGGGCACCGTGACGGCGAACTCCAAGGAACTGGGGGGCAAGATTCCGATCCCTGCACCGGCAGATCTGGGGGACCTCTCTGGGTTTGAGGCTGGGTTCAAAGATCCCATCGCCATGGCCAGTGGCAAGCCGTTCAAGCCCGGCAAGGCCTACAAAGACAGCAAGCTCTGCAACATGATCACCACTCAAGAGCTGCATCGCCGTCTGCACGGGGACACGGGGATCACCTTCACCTCGCTCTACCCCGGCTGTGTGGCGGATACCCCGTTGTTCCGCAACACCCCCAAGGCCTTCCAAACGATCTTCCCCTGGTTCCAGAAAAACATCACCGGCGGCTATGTCTCCCAGGCCTTGGCCGGAGAACGGGTGGCTGATGTGGTGGCCAATCCCGACTTCGCCGAATCCGGGGTGCACTGGAGTTGGGGCAACCGCCAGAAGAAGGACGGTGAGCAGTTCAGCCAGGAACTGTCCGATAAGGCCACTGATCCAGAAACAGCTCGGCGGGTGTGGGAGCTGTCCATGGACCTGGTGGGCCTGGGCTAA
- the psaM gene encoding photosystem I reaction center subunit XII: METVLSAPEVFIALVVAAHAAVLALRLSISLYEA; this comes from the coding sequence ATGGAAACCGTTCTGTCTGCACCCGAGGTGTTCATCGCCCTCGTCGTCGCTGCCCATGCCGCTGTTCTGGCCCTGCGTCTTTCCATCAGCCTCTACGAAGCCTGA
- a CDS encoding CRR6 family NdhI maturation factor: MDPVLIDAPAIRALDLRPLEIWSHQPLDALLSQGPVLELRFDWPRAQDDPRELPECPEPRLWALRADARFPWLPLVLERDNGSLIRHVALVVPHSFSRSEGLRFDPEALELWVTHRLMLLDDLCQRELGRPMRGNLSQMAAALGYELDAGFWGLLT; the protein is encoded by the coding sequence ATGGATCCGGTTCTGATCGATGCCCCTGCCATCCGCGCCTTGGATCTGCGGCCGCTGGAGATCTGGAGCCATCAGCCGCTGGATGCACTGCTCAGCCAAGGGCCGGTGCTGGAGCTTCGTTTCGACTGGCCCCGGGCGCAGGATGACCCGCGGGAACTGCCGGAATGCCCCGAGCCTCGCCTCTGGGCCCTGCGGGCCGATGCACGCTTCCCTTGGCTGCCGCTGGTGCTTGAACGCGACAACGGCAGCCTGATTCGCCATGTCGCCCTGGTGGTGCCCCACAGTTTCAGCCGCAGCGAAGGCCTGCGTTTTGACCCGGAAGCCTTGGAGCTCTGGGTGACGCATCGACTGATGCTGCTCGACGATCTCTGCCAGCGGGAGCTCGGACGCCCGATGCGGGGCAACCTCTCCCAGATGGCCGCGGCGCTGGGTTATGAGCTCGATGCGGGTTTTTGGGGCCTGCTGACCTGA
- a CDS encoding sulfite exporter TauE/SafE family protein: protein MVPWWDVPILIALGLLAGGLAGLLGIGGGLIFAPLLLWLDLPPHQALATSSFAIVPTALAGTITHLRQGRVPTRPGLAIGLAAFGSALLFGGLAGLAAGWILLAMQTLMYIVLAFCVRERPEADATQDVDDSSAPQLAGVGCIAGWTAGMLGLGGGLVMVPLMSGPMSVPIHQAVRLSTVAVLFSASAASLQFLHEGRGVPLMGLLLGAVAAIAAQWTASRLDQFDAALLVRCLRGLAIILAIDSSRRALQLWLS, encoded by the coding sequence ATGGTGCCCTGGTGGGATGTGCCGATCTTGATCGCCCTGGGCCTGCTGGCGGGGGGCTTGGCCGGGCTGTTGGGGATTGGCGGTGGCTTGATCTTTGCCCCGCTCCTGCTTTGGCTTGATCTCCCGCCCCATCAGGCTCTGGCCACCAGCAGTTTCGCCATTGTGCCTACAGCTTTGGCGGGCACCATCACTCACCTGCGCCAGGGGCGGGTGCCGACCCGACCTGGACTCGCCATCGGCTTGGCCGCTTTTGGTTCGGCACTGCTGTTCGGTGGTTTGGCCGGTTTGGCGGCGGGCTGGATTCTGTTGGCGATGCAGACGCTGATGTACATCGTGCTGGCGTTCTGCGTTCGCGAACGGCCCGAGGCGGATGCCACTCAAGACGTCGATGACAGCAGCGCACCGCAATTGGCTGGAGTGGGCTGTATCGCCGGCTGGACCGCTGGGATGCTTGGCCTGGGTGGGGGGCTGGTGATGGTGCCCCTGATGAGCGGTCCGATGTCTGTGCCGATTCATCAGGCCGTGCGGCTCAGCACGGTGGCGGTGCTCTTCTCAGCCAGCGCAGCATCCCTGCAGTTCCTGCATGAAGGACGAGGGGTGCCTCTGATGGGCTTGCTGCTGGGGGCTGTGGCAGCGATCGCTGCTCAATGGACCGCCAGTCGTCTCGATCAATTTGATGCGGCTCTTCTGGTGCGTTGTCTGCGGGGGCTCGCCATCATCCTGGCGATCGACAGCTCCAGGCGGGCCCTGCAGCTCTGGCTGAGCTAG
- a CDS encoding lipoate--protein ligase family protein: protein MPATGRLLPTQQADGHTQMALDAWLLRRSNGPALRFYRWDGPWLSLGRHQRHWPEHWNDLARRGRISLVRRPSGGRAVLHAGGLTYALIWPDAPRQRQEAYRQACQWLIDGFKDLGLALHFGSDPAGAEANNCFATATVADLVDSSGVKRVGSAQRWQSGRLLQHGEILLDPPAELWEEVFEEEAPAGAPAQISRLALDQQLRQSLVQSWSHCPWQMQPLEADEVQDLERELASWSEL from the coding sequence ATGCCCGCAACCGGGCGTCTGCTTCCCACCCAGCAAGCGGATGGACACACCCAGATGGCGTTGGATGCCTGGCTTCTGAGACGAAGCAACGGTCCGGCGCTGCGTTTTTACCGCTGGGATGGGCCCTGGCTCTCGCTTGGACGCCATCAACGCCACTGGCCTGAGCACTGGAATGATCTCGCCCGCCGCGGCCGCATCAGCCTGGTGCGACGCCCCAGCGGAGGCCGGGCAGTGCTCCATGCCGGCGGGCTCACCTATGCCTTGATCTGGCCGGATGCACCACGGCAACGCCAGGAGGCCTACCGGCAAGCCTGTCAGTGGTTGATCGATGGCTTCAAGGATCTCGGGCTAGCGCTGCACTTCGGTTCTGACCCCGCTGGTGCCGAGGCCAACAACTGTTTCGCCACGGCAACGGTGGCCGACCTGGTGGATTCGAGCGGCGTCAAACGGGTCGGCAGCGCCCAGCGCTGGCAGAGCGGTCGCCTGCTTCAACACGGCGAAATCCTGCTGGATCCCCCTGCCGAGCTCTGGGAAGAAGTGTTTGAGGAAGAGGCACCAGCGGGAGCACCGGCCCAGATCAGCCGACTGGCGCTGGATCAGCAGCTGCGCCAGAGCCTGGTTCAGTCCTGGAGCCATTGCCCGTGGCAGATGCAACCCCTGGAGGCCGACGAAGTTCAGGACTTGGAAAGAGAGCTGGCGTCCTGGTCGGAGCTTTGA
- a CDS encoding site-2 protease family protein, whose product MGEGWQVLKIGGIPLRLQPSWLFAVAIFTTLFQSRYATTASVTVSWGLGLLTTLLLFSSVLLHELGHALMALREGVKVLSITLFHLGGIARVEKECPTAMGNLRIAAAGPIVSLMLAFGMLVGAAALSDTQPLATQLLSQVGLLNLMLGLFNLLPGLPLDGGLILKALVWQVSGSQQKGVQVASASGRALSMLMIVLGGVLLWQGWGLNGLLLILIGWFGLSANRSQTQMLQLQTVLRELKVEAAAGKRFRVLEADQTLRRLSQLRLTASEGEGPVDWVLVCKSGRWVGWIDDQPLKLLPVQQWDQQRLEDHLRPLTELPSITSAAPMVEAVPALEAASQGRLLVMSTAGLPCGTLDRMDVGDAVLKRLGVTLPPAILDEARKRNGYPLGLAMLPQMVQTMRDQSSDQDASSLSKS is encoded by the coding sequence GTGGGAGAGGGCTGGCAGGTGCTCAAAATTGGCGGAATCCCCCTGCGGCTCCAGCCCAGCTGGTTGTTTGCTGTGGCGATCTTCACCACATTGTTCCAATCCCGCTATGCGACCACGGCCTCGGTCACGGTGAGTTGGGGGCTGGGATTGCTGACCACCTTGCTGTTGTTCAGCTCCGTGCTGCTGCATGAGTTGGGCCATGCCCTTATGGCCCTGCGGGAAGGGGTGAAGGTGCTGAGTATCACCCTGTTTCATCTGGGCGGTATCGCGCGGGTGGAGAAGGAATGCCCTACCGCCATGGGCAATTTGCGCATTGCAGCTGCTGGCCCGATCGTCAGTTTGATGTTGGCTTTCGGGATGCTGGTGGGGGCTGCAGCGCTGTCCGACACCCAGCCCTTGGCCACGCAGTTGTTGAGCCAGGTGGGTTTGCTCAACTTGATGCTGGGTCTGTTCAATCTGTTGCCTGGTCTACCGCTGGATGGTGGGCTGATTCTCAAGGCCCTGGTCTGGCAGGTGAGCGGCAGCCAGCAGAAGGGCGTTCAGGTGGCATCGGCGTCCGGACGGGCTTTGTCGATGCTGATGATCGTGTTGGGCGGTGTCCTGCTTTGGCAGGGCTGGGGGCTTAACGGCCTCCTGCTGATCTTGATCGGTTGGTTCGGCCTGAGTGCCAACCGCAGTCAGACCCAGATGCTGCAGTTGCAGACCGTGCTGCGGGAGTTGAAGGTGGAGGCTGCGGCAGGCAAACGCTTCCGCGTGCTGGAGGCTGATCAGACCTTGCGGCGCCTTAGCCAGCTGCGGCTTACGGCCAGCGAGGGTGAGGGTCCTGTCGATTGGGTGCTCGTCTGCAAGAGCGGCCGTTGGGTGGGTTGGATTGACGATCAGCCCCTGAAACTGCTGCCAGTGCAGCAATGGGACCAACAGCGCCTCGAGGATCATCTGCGGCCCCTCACTGAACTGCCGTCCATCACCAGTGCGGCCCCAATGGTGGAAGCGGTGCCGGCCCTGGAGGCGGCCTCCCAGGGACGCCTTTTGGTGATGAGTACTGCTGGGCTTCCCTGCGGCACCCTTGATCGCATGGATGTGGGAGATGCGGTGCTGAAGCGTCTCGGTGTGACCCTGCCCCCCGCGATTCTCGACGAGGCGCGCAAGCGCAATGGCTATCCCTTGGGTTTGGCGATGCTTCCTCAGATGGTGCAGACGATGAGGGATCAAAGCTCCGACCAGGACGCCAGCTCTCTTTCCAAGTCCTGA
- a CDS encoding phosphoribosylanthranilate isomerase, giving the protein MRPLRDPRPTPDLKICGITDPEQAHAIAQMGVQAIGVIGVPATPRFVEPPQRRSLFQLLEEQHPQLHRVWVVADPDDDALEEALNGAGQPSVVQLHGSESEERCQRLKQRYPRQQWWKALRVREPEDLEQLEQYAPNVDALLLDAWSADQLGGTGHRIPLDWLGETQLSVPWWLAGGVSAEWVPELLSRVTPQGLDASSRLEERPGWKNLDKVQALVEAVKRG; this is encoded by the coding sequence ATGCGGCCCTTGCGTGATCCCCGCCCCACTCCAGACCTGAAGATCTGTGGGATCACCGACCCCGAGCAGGCCCATGCCATTGCACAAATGGGCGTGCAGGCGATTGGCGTGATCGGCGTTCCTGCCACCCCACGCTTTGTGGAACCACCCCAGCGCAGGTCTTTGTTCCAGCTGCTGGAGGAGCAGCATCCCCAACTGCATCGCGTTTGGGTGGTGGCCGACCCCGACGATGACGCCCTCGAGGAAGCGCTCAACGGAGCAGGACAGCCCTCCGTGGTGCAGCTGCACGGCAGCGAGTCAGAAGAACGCTGCCAACGCTTGAAACAGCGTTACCCCCGGCAGCAGTGGTGGAAAGCTTTACGGGTGCGCGAACCCGAAGACCTCGAGCAGCTTGAGCAGTACGCGCCCAATGTGGATGCCCTGCTCCTCGACGCCTGGAGCGCTGATCAATTGGGCGGCACAGGGCACAGGATCCCTCTTGATTGGCTCGGTGAGACCCAGTTATCGGTGCCTTGGTGGCTGGCGGGGGGAGTAAGTGCGGAATGGGTTCCGGAACTGCTTAGCCGCGTCACGCCACAAGGGCTCGATGCCTCCAGTCGGCTGGAGGAACGTCCGGGATGGAAAAACCTCGACAAGGTCCAAGCCCTTGTCGAGGCAGTGAAACGAGGTTGA
- the folE gene encoding GTP cyclohydrolase I codes for MTSTVPFVSNGVANGNGNGKKLLNPQVSARIRERLIESGVSFLANDNIADHLNPGELDQLQVEVADKVRDLLRSLVIDIDNDHNTHETAERVAKMYLQEVFKGRYHQQPKVASFPNVKQLDEIYTVGPITVRSACSHHLVPIMGNCWIGIKPGARVIGLSKFTRVADWVFSRPHIQEEAVMILADEIEKLCEPQGLGIIIKAQHYCMKWRGVKEPQTSMVNSVVRGDFRHDPSLKQEFFELVRQQEALLST; via the coding sequence ATGACCTCCACAGTCCCTTTCGTTTCCAACGGCGTCGCCAACGGCAACGGCAATGGTAAAAAGCTCCTGAATCCCCAGGTTTCAGCCCGAATTCGTGAACGTTTAATCGAATCTGGCGTTTCCTTCCTGGCCAACGACAACATTGCTGATCACCTCAATCCCGGTGAACTGGATCAGCTTCAGGTTGAGGTCGCTGACAAGGTCCGCGATCTGTTGCGCAGCCTGGTGATCGATATCGATAACGACCACAACACCCATGAGACGGCGGAGCGGGTCGCCAAGATGTATCTGCAGGAGGTCTTCAAAGGGCGCTACCACCAGCAACCCAAGGTGGCCAGCTTTCCCAATGTGAAGCAGCTGGATGAGATCTACACCGTTGGACCGATCACGGTGCGTTCCGCCTGTTCACACCACCTGGTGCCGATCATGGGCAACTGCTGGATTGGGATCAAGCCTGGTGCCAGGGTGATTGGCCTCTCCAAATTCACCCGTGTGGCTGACTGGGTCTTCTCCCGCCCCCACATCCAGGAAGAGGCTGTGATGATCCTTGCCGACGAAATCGAGAAGCTCTGTGAGCCTCAGGGTCTCGGCATCATCATCAAGGCGCAGCACTACTGCATGAAGTGGCGTGGCGTGAAGGAGCCCCAAACCAGCATGGTGAACTCCGTGGTGCGCGGTGATTTCCGCCACGACCCCAGCCTCAAGCAGGAGTTCTTTGAGCTGGTGCGTCAGCAGGAAGCGCTGCTCAGCACCTGA